The Methanohalophilus portucalensis DNA window ATATATCTTTCACAGCAGTGAAAATTATACTGAAAGTGTCCCATTGGCTGGGCTTCTACTGATATGATTTCCTGTATATTTTTTCTTTTTTATTTTTACTGTATGGCTTTTCTACCAGAAACTACATAAAAGTTCATGCATAATTAGTTACAATTCTACTTATTGCATGTATGCTATTACTGGCATATTTTTGCCCGGTGTGGCCAATCTGAATTATCAATAAGAGGACATGAAGAGGTATTCTATGAAAGTTAAAATAACGGAAACAATTCTGAGGGATGCGCACCAGTCGCTTCTTGCGACAAGGATGCGCACGAGGAGTATGTTGCCTATTATTGAAGAACTGGACGAGGTTGGATATTATTCTCTCGAGATGTGGGGAGGAGCAACTTTTGATTCCTGCATCAGGTACCTCAATGAAGACCCCTGGGAAAGGCTGCGTGAACTTAAAAACCATATGGATAACACATATGCCCAGATGCTTCTGAGAGGACAGAATCTTGTCGGATACAGGCATTATTCCGATGATGTGGTCGAAAAGTTCGTGACCAAGGCCTATGAAAATGGAATTGATATTTTCCGTATATTCGATGCTGTTAATGATATACGTAACATGGAAACGTCAATTACCGTTGCAAAAGGACTGGGAGCCCATGTACAGGGTACAATCAGTTATACCACAAGCCCGGTTCACACAGTTGAAAAATATGTGGATTTTGCTAATGAGCTGGCTGCTATGGATTGTGATTCGATTTGTATCAAAGATATGGCAGGCCTTTTGACACCGCATGAAGCCAAAGAACTGGTTAGTTCTCTAAAAAAGGAAGTTGGACTGCCTGTAGATCTCCACTGTCATTGCACTTCTGGTATGGCTCCTATGACTTACATGGCGGCATGTGATGCAGGTGTAGATATACTGGATACTGCTCTGTCTCCCTTTGCCTGGGGTACTTCCCAGCCTCCCACCGAATCCGTGGTAGCTGCACTGCAAGGAACACCTTATGATACAGGTCTGGACCTTGGACAACTTGCCGAAGTAAGCCGTTATTTCAAGGATATCAAGTCCAAATACAGCGGGGTAATCAATCCGATATCCGAACAGATTGATACCAATGTACTATTGTATCAGATTCCGGGGGGTATGCTTTCCAACCTTGTATCCCAGTTGAAGGAGCAGAACGCTCTTGACAGGTATGATGATGTACTGGAAGAGATGCCCAAAGTCAGGGCTGAACTTGGATATCCACCTCTTGTAACACCTACAAGTCAGATCGTGGGGTCACAGGCTGTCCTTAACGTTCTCATGGGGGAGCGGTACAAAGTTATTCCCAAGGAAGTCAAGGATTACGTGCGAGGTCTATATGGCCGTTCACCATCACCTATCAGTGATGATATCATTACAATGATAATTGGTGAAGAAGATCCAATCGATGTAAGGCCTGCCGACCTGCTTGAACCTGAGTATGATAAAAGGAAAAAAGAAGCCGAAGAAATGGGTCTTGTCAAAAAGGAAGAAGACATATTGACATATATCCTGTATCCTTCCATCGCTCCGAAATTCTTGCTTGGAGAGGCCAAGGAAGAAAAACTTGCACCTGCCAAACAAACTGCATCACCACCTCTGCCTCAGGTATCCATACCTACCAGATTTAAGGTGGAAGTAGATAATGAAGTATTTGATGTACAGGTAGAACCAATGGATGGTAGTGTTGTTGCAGTCGAGGAAAGCAGCCCAAAGACTCCTTCTGCTTCAGCATCTTCTCCTGGTGCTGTAACCTGTCATATGCAGGGTATGGTTCTCTCAGTTGACGTCAACGTTGGAGATAATGTTGAAGAAGGAGAGAAAATTGGTGTCATTGAAGCAATGAAAATGGAAAATTCCATCAATTCACCGCATGGCGGTGTGGTGAAGGAAATCCTTGTTGCTGAAGGTGATTCCGTGGCAACGGATGATGTGATAATGATCATTGAGTGATTTAGCCGGAGGTTTTCGATGTTTAAGAAAATACTGATTGCAAACCGAGGTGAGATCGCGATCAGGGTAATGAGGGCCTGCAAAGAGCTTGATGTGTCCACGGTTGCGGTGTATTCCGAAGCAGACAGCAATGCCCTTTTTGCCAAATATGCGGACGAGGCGTACTGTATAGGTCCACCTCCTTCTTCTAAGAGTTATCTGAATATAGATGCAATTATCGATGTGGCTATAAAGGCAGGAGCAGAAGCAATTCATCCGGGGTATGGTTTCCTTTCAGAGAATTCGAAATTTGCCAGTGCCTGTGAAAAAGCAGGCATCAAGTTTATCGGTCCATCGAGTGAAGTTATAGAAAAGATGGGTAGTAAGATCACTGCCCGTTCAGCAATGATCGAGGCCGGTGTACCGGTGGTTCCCGGTGATGGAAGGGCTGTTGAGGATGATGCCACGGCAATTGAAATAGGTGAATCCATCGGATATCCTTTGATGGTGAAAGCTTCGGCCGGTGGTGGTGGTATAGGCATGAAAGTTGTTTATACTCCAGAAGAGCTGACCCGGGCACTTTCATCCATACGTAATGTTGCAGCTTCTACATTTGGTGATTCAACCGTCTTCATTGAAAAATATCTTGAAGAACCACGCCACATAGAAATACAGATATTGGCTGACTCTCATGGCAATTGTCTATATCTCGGTGACCGTGAATGTTCCATTCAGAGAAGACACCAGAAATTGATTGAAGAAGCTCCCTCCCCCATAATGACTCCTGAACTTCGTAAGGATATGGGCGAGGCTGCTGTAAAAGCTGCCAAAACAATAGGGTATGTAAATGCCGGTACTGTTGAATTCCTGTATTCAAAGGGTGATTATTATTTCCTTGAAGTAAATACAAGATTGCAGGTAGAACATGGAGTTACGGAGCTTGTTACCGGCATTGATATCGTCAAGCAGCAGTTGCGTGTTGCCTGTGATGAAAAATTACCCTTTACACAGGATGATATTGAGATCCGCGGCTCGGCTATTGAATGTCGTATCAATGCTGAAGATCCTTTGAATGACTTTGCCCCATCACCCGGTAAGATACGCAGGTATCGTTCGGCAGGTGGCCCAGGTGTGAGAGTGGACAGTGGTGTACATATGGGTTATGTTATTCCTCCCTTTTATGATTCAATGATCTCCAAACTCTGTGTATGGGGAAGTGATCGTGAGGAAGCCATTGCGCGTATGAAAAGAGCTCTCTATGAATATGTGGTAGTAGGGGTTAAAACCAACATTCCTTTCCACAGAACGGTTTTGTCCATAGATGCATTTGTAAAAGGGGATCTAACAACACACTTTATTGATGACCACAATGTGCTTTCAGCTTTAGAGAAGGTTGCTGTATCTGATAGTGAAAGATGTGCAACCCTTTCTTCTGCTCTTGAGGACCGCAACAAGAAGATTGCTGCCATCAGTACTGCAGTTGGTTCGTACATTAATGCTGCAAAAAGGCATGATATGAAAGGGTCAGATGAGTGACGACAGATAACTTTTTTTATCTGTCGTTCTTTCTTTATTACGGGGAGTTTTGTGGAGAATAAAAAGATTGAATTGATACGTCTTCTTTCTCAGACCGAGAGCAAGCCTATTTCCGGGGAACAGATTGGCAGAAAACTGGAAATTTCCAGGACAATGGTCTGGAAATACATTCAGTCGCTTCAAAGCCAGGGGTATTCAATCATCTCATCTCCTGGTAAAGGCTATATTTTAAACTCGGTTCCTGATTCTCTTTTGCCAGAACTTGTGCAAGCAGGTCTTGAAACAGATATTTTGGGTAAGGACATCCGGCATTTTATGGAACTTGAGTCTACCAACGATTATGCAAAAACAATTGCAAGAGATGCAAATGAAGGCACTGTTATACTTGCAGAATCCCAGAAAAAGGGACGTGGTAGAAAGGGGTTTGATTGGGTATCTCCTCAAGGGGGGATATGGATGTCTATAGTCCTTAAACCATCGATAGTTCCTGCGGATGCTTCAAAATTAACTCTTTTGGGCGGACTTGCTGTGGTTGATTCTCTGAAATCAATTGGCCTTAATCCGTCTTTGAAATGGCCAAACGATGTGCTTGTTAACGGCAAAAAGATTTGTGGAATTCTTACAGAAATGGAAGCTGAAATAGATCGGGTTGAATATATTGTCTTGGGTCTGGGAATTAACTTAAACTTTGATACCGATATGTTGCCGGAGGAAATCCGGGATGGTTCCACAACCATAAGTGATGAGCTTGGTAACTATGTGGATAGGCTTGAATTTTTCCGCTCTTTACTTTATAATCTGGAACAGTATTATATCCATTTCAAGACACAATCCTTTGAGGAATTAATGGAAAGATGGATAGATTCTTC harbors:
- a CDS encoding acetyl-CoA carboxylase biotin carboxylase subunit, producing MFKKILIANRGEIAIRVMRACKELDVSTVAVYSEADSNALFAKYADEAYCIGPPPSSKSYLNIDAIIDVAIKAGAEAIHPGYGFLSENSKFASACEKAGIKFIGPSSEVIEKMGSKITARSAMIEAGVPVVPGDGRAVEDDATAIEIGESIGYPLMVKASAGGGGIGMKVVYTPEELTRALSSIRNVAASTFGDSTVFIEKYLEEPRHIEIQILADSHGNCLYLGDRECSIQRRHQKLIEEAPSPIMTPELRKDMGEAAVKAAKTIGYVNAGTVEFLYSKGDYYFLEVNTRLQVEHGVTELVTGIDIVKQQLRVACDEKLPFTQDDIEIRGSAIECRINAEDPLNDFAPSPGKIRRYRSAGGPGVRVDSGVHMGYVIPPFYDSMISKLCVWGSDREEAIARMKRALYEYVVVGVKTNIPFHRTVLSIDAFVKGDLTTHFIDDHNVLSALEKVAVSDSERCATLSSALEDRNKKIAAISTAVGSYINAAKRHDMKGSDE
- the oadA gene encoding sodium-extruding oxaloacetate decarboxylase subunit alpha; its protein translation is MKVKITETILRDAHQSLLATRMRTRSMLPIIEELDEVGYYSLEMWGGATFDSCIRYLNEDPWERLRELKNHMDNTYAQMLLRGQNLVGYRHYSDDVVEKFVTKAYENGIDIFRIFDAVNDIRNMETSITVAKGLGAHVQGTISYTTSPVHTVEKYVDFANELAAMDCDSICIKDMAGLLTPHEAKELVSSLKKEVGLPVDLHCHCTSGMAPMTYMAACDAGVDILDTALSPFAWGTSQPPTESVVAALQGTPYDTGLDLGQLAEVSRYFKDIKSKYSGVINPISEQIDTNVLLYQIPGGMLSNLVSQLKEQNALDRYDDVLEEMPKVRAELGYPPLVTPTSQIVGSQAVLNVLMGERYKVIPKEVKDYVRGLYGRSPSPISDDIITMIIGEEDPIDVRPADLLEPEYDKRKKEAEEMGLVKKEEDILTYILYPSIAPKFLLGEAKEEKLAPAKQTASPPLPQVSIPTRFKVEVDNEVFDVQVEPMDGSVVAVEESSPKTPSASASSPGAVTCHMQGMVLSVDVNVGDNVEEGEKIGVIEAMKMENSINSPHGGVVKEILVAEGDSVATDDVIMIIE
- a CDS encoding biotin--[acetyl-CoA-carboxylase] ligase; this translates as MENKKIELIRLLSQTESKPISGEQIGRKLEISRTMVWKYIQSLQSQGYSIISSPGKGYILNSVPDSLLPELVQAGLETDILGKDIRHFMELESTNDYAKTIARDANEGTVILAESQKKGRGRKGFDWVSPQGGIWMSIVLKPSIVPADASKLTLLGGLAVVDSLKSIGLNPSLKWPNDVLVNGKKICGILTEMEAEIDRVEYIVLGLGINLNFDTDMLPEEIRDGSTTISDELGNYVDRLEFFRSLLYNLEQYYIHFKTQSFEELMERWIDSSDTIGRNVRIVTPSKMVDGRAIGISLSGGLLLQKNDGSTEEIMSGRCIYI